A portion of the Haemorhous mexicanus isolate bHaeMex1 chromosome 3, bHaeMex1.pri, whole genome shotgun sequence genome contains these proteins:
- the DSTN gene encoding destrin — protein MASGVQVADEVCRIFYDMKVRKCSTPEEIKKRKKAVIFCLSPDKKCIIVEEGKEILVGDVGVTVTDPFKHFVQMLPEKDCRYALYDASFETKESKKEELMFFLWAPEQAPLKSKMIYASSKDAIKKKFQGIKHECQANGPEDLNRACIAEKLGGSLVVAFEGSPV, from the exons GCCTCCGGAGTACAAGTGGCCGATGAGGTGTGCCGTATCTTCTACGACATGAAAGTGCGGAAGTGCTCCACGCCGGAGGAAAtcaagaagaggaagaaggctGTCATCTTCTGCCTCAGTCCAGACAAAAAGTGCATTATTGTGGAGGAAGGCAAAGAGATTCTGGTGGGAGATGTCGGAGTGACAGTCACCGACCCTTTTAAGCACTTTGTGCAGATGCTTCCCGAGAAGGATTGCCGCTATGCCTTGTATGATGCAAGCTTTGAGACCAAGGAATCCAAAAAAGAAGAGCTGATGTTTTTCTTGTG GGCACCAGAACAAGCACCTCTCAAAAGTAAGATGATCTACGCAAGCTCCAAGGATGCAATCAAAAAGAAGTTTCAAG GCATAAAGCATGAATGCCAAGCAAATGGGCCAGAGGACCTGAACCGAGCTTGCATTGCTGAGAAGCTAGGAGGCTCCCTAGTCGTAGCTTTTGAAGGAAGTCCCGTGTAG